GAACAAATTCACGATCAACACATGCGAGCTCTCGTCACACACGTCACAGAGTTCTTCGACGACGTCTTTTCCGAATCGAAAAATCGTCAAGACgccattttagagaaaattcaaTCGCTTCACACGGAAGCTGAAGACTTGAAACGCCTGTTGGGTGTCGACATCAACTTGAACGCTGCTAGTCCCGATTTGCCGTATTACTCGATGCAATGCGAGCTGGATCAGAATTTGGAAGACTTGCGAAGTCAGTTGGAGGAGCGTCGCGATCAAATCCGCGCCTTTTTGGAAGAGCAACACGAGCTTGTGACATCGTTGGAGGAAAAATCGCGCCCGTTGCCTGATGATCCGCTGCCTTCGGAGGAAGACATGACGAATTTTCGTCGGTATTTGGATGATTTGAAGGTCGAACGACTCCGCCGGAACGATGTGATTCGAAATTTGCAACACagcatcaaaattttgattcaagaTTTGCAATTGCAACTCGACGGGGACGAATGTAACTTGCTTGTGTATAGCGAACAAGTCCAGCCAACACTCCGAAACATCTCCAGACTCGAACGGATTGAAACAGAACTCGCGCAACAGTTCGAGGACATGAAAACGGAGATCGATAAATATCGCACGAAGCTGGATCAGTTGTGGGAATTCCTGCAAATTAGTCCCGAGATACGGCAAAAGTTCAGAAAGTACACGGAATACAACCAGAACACGTATGACGTCTTTTATCAGGAGTTTAATCGCTGCGAATCCATCAAACGGGAGAATATCGAGAAATATGTGCACAAAATTCGCCTGCAAATCATCAATTATTGGGATATGTGTTGCAAAAGTACCGAAGAACGGGAAAGATTCACGCCTTTCGGCAGTCAAACGTACAACGAAGACCTTTTAACGCTCCACGAAATGGAATTGGCCGAACTTGAGGAGTTTTATACGCAACACAAACCCATTTTTGACATGGTTGACGAACGAAAACACCTCTGGGAGCAAATGGAAGCGttggaaaagaagaaaaacgaccCCAATCGGTACAATAATCGCGGCGGACAATTGCTGAAAGAGGAAAAAGagcgaaaaatgataaatgctCGCATTCCAAAGCTCGAATCTCAATTATTGGAACTTTGTGCGGAATACGAGGCACGTACAAACAAGCCTTTTACCATCGATG
The sequence above is drawn from the Culicoides brevitarsis isolate CSIRO-B50_1 chromosome 1, AGI_CSIRO_Cbre_v1, whole genome shotgun sequence genome and encodes:
- the LOC134836705 gene encoding protein regulator of cytokinesis 1-like; the encoded protein is MPNRDMTIREEVSKQIADIMENRVNDLSQLWSRTFGEQIHDQHMRALVTHVTEFFDDVFSESKNRQDAILEKIQSLHTEAEDLKRLLGVDINLNAASPDLPYYSMQCELDQNLEDLRSQLEERRDQIRAFLEEQHELVTSLEEKSRPLPDDPLPSEEDMTNFRRYLDDLKVERLRRNDVIRNLQHSIKILIQDLQLQLDGDECNLLVYSEQVQPTLRNISRLERIETELAQQFEDMKTEIDKYRTKLDQLWEFLQISPEIRQKFRKYTEYNQNTYDVFYQEFNRCESIKRENIEKYVHKIRLQIINYWDMCCKSTEERERFTPFGSQTYNEDLLTLHEMELAELEEFYTQHKPIFDMVDERKHLWEQMEALEKKKNDPNRYNNRGGQLLKEEKERKMINARIPKLESQLLELCAEYEARTNKPFTIDGRTVQSIIDEDYEKKEEEKASRKKVAGSTPMSVSRYAVGGRTPQTGSALKNMTRNNVMSATRTFSAAKRPLLSSATNSNMKRRLSPSSAKTTPAAKRNILSQMTSFARPMGSGLKVKSPAKGGLKRRSIKRLSIKSKRRLSKRRNENQRTGAAAGQSSDTSCHSESMTYDVFENYVSQNTPMRSSVLPQQARAVTPKVPPHIRITRTNSIARSPSPGGTERKKLTTKTIPIMF